The Geothrix oryzae DNA window CAGCATCGCCTCCGGCCAGGTGGCGGAACTGCGCATCGGCTACGGTGGCCAGGGCGTGGTGGACGAGACCCTCAAGCCGGGCTACATCAGCCGGCTGCTGGCCTACATCTGGCCCTTCTAGGAGGCTTCCATGCGCATCGCAGCCCTGTTCCTCGCGGCCCTCTCGCTCTTCGGAGCGGATGCGGTCAAACCGGAAAAGAAGATCGAATCCCGCCTCCGGGATGTGGCCCGGCTCCAGGGCGTCCGCGGCAACCAGCTGCTGGGCTACGGCGTGGTGGTGGGCCTGGACGGCACCGGCGACAAGGACCAGACGAAGTTCACGGTGCAATCGCTGACCAACCTCCTGTCCCGTCAGGGCCTGACGATCAACCCGACGACCGTGAAGGTGAAGAACATCGCCGCGGTCATGGTGACGGCCGAGCTGCCCCCCTTCGCCCGGACGGGCTCCCGCATCGATGTGACCGTGTCCAGCACCGGCGACGCGAAGTCCCTGGCCGGCGGCATCCTGCTGATGACGGCCTTGCAGGGTCCGGATAGCCAGACCTACGCGGTGGCCCAGGGCCCCCTGCTGGTGGGCGGATTCAGCGCGGCGGCCGGGGGTGCCTCGGTCACGAAGAACCATCCGACGGTGGGCCGGGTGCCGGAAGGCGCCCTCATCGAGCGCGAGGTGGGCGGGAACTTCAATGCCCGGAACTCCCTGCGGTACAGCTTGATGGAAGAGGACTTCACGACGGCCATCCGGGTGGTGCACAGCATCAACGAGGAACTGGGCGAGAAGGTGGCCCAGCCCCTGGATGCCCGCACGGTGGATGTGCAGATTCCGAAGGAGTACCAGGGCAGGGCCGTCGAGCTCGTGGCCCGGCTGGAGAATCTGAGCGTGCAGCTGCAGCCCCGGGCCCGGGTCGTGGTGAACGAGCGCACGGGCACCGTCATCCTGGGATCCGAAGTCCGCATCGGCGCCGTGAGCATCGTGCAGGGCGGTCTCAGCATCATGGTCAGCTCCACGCCGCTGGTGAGCCAGCCCGCGCCCTTCAGCCAGGGGAAGACCGTCACCGCGACCAAGAAGGATGTCGCCGCGGTGGAGGAAAAACCCAAGACGCTCAATGTCGAACCCGGCGTGAGCGTGGGCAAGCTCGCGGAAATGCTCAACAGCATGGGTGTCAGCCCCCGGGACATGGTGGCCATTCTTCAGGCCATCAAGGAAGCCGGAGCCCTCCAGGCTGAATTGAGGGTCCTGTGATCGGCCTCGGCGAGCTGCCCACCACCGATCCCCTGGCCCAGGCCCAGGGGATGAAGGCCCTGCCCGATCCGGCGGAAAAGACCGACAAGGCGGCACGGCAGTTCGAGGGCCTGCTCATGGGCCTTCTCTTCCAGACCATGCGCAAGACCGTGGAACCTTCGGGATTGCTGGGGGATTCCGGCCAGTCGCGCTCGACCTACGAGTACCTGATGGACCAGGCGGTGGTGGATCAGGCCGTCTCCACCGGCCATGGATGGGGCCTCGCGGATCGTCTGAAGGAGAGTTGGAACCAGCACGAAAAAACCGACAAAAAAATCACGACACCTGACGAGTTGAGGGATTCCGGCAAACTGCCGATAGGAGCCTTGTCGAGGTGAATATGCGCATCAGTGGCAAACCGGGCAGCGTCAGTAGCTCCCAGAGTGTGTCCGGGTCCAAGGGATCCGCCACGCCCTCGGCTGCGGCCGTCGCACCGGCGCCTGCTTCAGACGCCGTCCAGGTCTCCTCTTCGGCCCAGCTCATGGCTGTGGCCCAGGAGGTTCTGGCGGTGACCCCGGATATCCGGGCTGAGAAGGTGGAAGCCCTTAAGAATCAACTTGATGCTGATGCCTATCACCCCGATGGAGAGGCCGTGGCCGAGGGGCTCATTCGTGAGCATCTGGCGAAGGGACATCGTTCCTAGCCCCGAGGTCCCCGTCGTGAGGACATGATCAGCCCCCTGGGACAGCGCCAAATTCTGCAGACCGCCGCCATCGAGACGGTGAGGCTGGCCATGGACGGCGGGGCGCAGGTGCAGCGGGAGCAGGCCCGGCGGCAGGCCTTCGACGCGAAGCTGGCCGAGGCCATGGTGGAAGTGCCGGAGGTCGCCGAATCCGACGAGCTGCGGCTCTCCGAACGCCAGGGGCAGCGGGGCAACCAGGGCGAGGGCACGGGGGCCTCTGACGAGGAGGCCGAAGAAAGCCCGGCAGAGGGTGCCGACCCGCACCTGGACCTGTTGGCCTGAGGCTTGCCGGAAGACCCATGAGGAGGCCTTCCATGCTGCATGCCGTGCCCGAACTCCTGGATGCGCTCGAGTCCAGACTCGTTGCAGGGGAGGATCCGGCCACCCTTTTGACCAAGATCCGCTGGTCCGAACTGGTGGGATGGCCGGAGGATCAGGCCGGCGCCCTGGCTCTGAAGCGCCGTCTCACCTCCATCCAGACCCTCCTGGCGGGGCTGCAGTCGCCCCTCCGGGCGACGCTCATCGGCTTGTCGGGGAATCCGGGTTACGGCCGGAATGGCATTCCGGCCGACGCCTCCGGCCTGGCTCCCCGCCTGCGCGAGAAGGCCTAGGAGACTCCCATGCCCGGACTCAATGCCAGTCTCTACCTCGGGCTTACGGGCCTTCAGGCCCAGCAGTCGGCCCTCAATGTGGTGGGCCACAACATCGCGAATGTGAATACGCCCGGCTATACCCGGCAGCGGGCTGACCTGACCTCGAACCAGTCGCTGATCGAAGGCCAGGTCTATTTCGGGACGGGCGTGACCCTGAACACGGTGCAGGGCATCCGCGACCGGTTCCTGGACCTCCAGATCTACCGCGAGACCGCCCGCCAGACGGGCGCCACGGAGCGCTACTCCGGCGTGGACGCCATTTCGGCGAGTCTGGGCGACTCGGGAAGCACCGGCATCGCCGCCCAGATCCAGGCCTTCTTCCAGGGCTTTCAAGAACTGTCGGCACGGCCCGAAGACGGAGCCCTGCGCACCAATGTGGTCGGCAAGGCCCAGTCCATGATCACCGCGCTCCAGAGCCGCTACCGCCTCCTGGCCGACCAGAGGAGCAGCGCCGATCTGGCCGTGGGCAGCATCACGAACGAAGTGAATGTGCTGACGGACCAGATCGCCCGGCTGAACCAGCAGATCACCACCGAATCCGGCCAGGGCCTGGACAACGACGCCCGCGACCAGCGGAAGGCCCTGACGGACAAGCTCGCGGGGCTGGTGGGCATCAATGTGTTCGAGGGCTCCAAGGGGGAGTACCAGATCAGCCTGGATTCGGGTGCCGCCGTGCTCGTCAGCGGAAGCAACGCCTACAAGCTCCGGGTCCAGGCCGGAAGCGCCCAGGACGGCTATTCCAGCGTGATGTCGGAGATGGGCGGGGCCCCCGTGGATGTCACCAAGGGCATCAAGGATGGGCAGCTCGGCGCCAAGTTGGACCTCCGCGACAACATCCTGGTGGGGTTCCAGCTGCAGCTGGACCAGATCGCCGCCGGCGTGGCCGGGCAGGTGAACGCGCTCCACAAGACCGGGTATGCAGCCGATGGCGCCACCACGGCCAACGCGGGCCCGCCCCCCTACGACAACTACTTCTTCCTTGGAGACGCCGCCAACGGCGGGCTCCCGGGAGGCATCACGGTGGCCAGCTCGTACAAGGGCATGGTGAACGCGCTCTCGGTCTCCTCGGCCATCGTGAAGGACCCCTACCTGATTGCCGCCGCCGGGGTGGCTGGAGCCAAGGGCAACAATGACAATGCCAAGGCCATGGCAAACCTCCAGTTCTCGGGGACGACGGTGGACACGGACCACAATGGCGTGGGCGACACGGGATACAGCACCGCGGCGGGTCGGCTCATCAGCGATGTGGGTACCCAGGCCCAGAACTGGAAGGCTCAGAGCGACACTCAGCAGAACCTGGTGTCGGCCCTCCAGACCCAGCGGGACCGCATCTCGGGCGTGGACCTGGATGAGGAGGCCGCGAACATGATGACCTTCCAGCGGGGTTACCAGGCGTCCGCGCGGTTCCTCAGCGTGATCAACCAACTCACGGATCAGCTGGTGAATCAGTTCGGCCGATAAGTGCCGATAAGCCTTGAGAGCAGGTGACCCATGTCCTTCCGAACCCCCAGCACCACCCAGCAGCGCCAGACGCTCCTCGATCTCGAAAGGACCAAGGAGAGGCTCGCGCTGAACACCACCCGCCTGGCTTCCGGGAAGCGCATCACCCGCCCCGGGGATGATCCCGCCGCGGCCGCGCTGGTGCTCGATTTCCAGAACTCCATCCAGGCCAATGGCCAGTTCATCAAACAGGCGGACTCGGCGCTGTCTTTCCTGATGTCTTCCGAGGATGTGGTGACGGGCTCGCTCAATGCGGTCACCCGCCTTCGGGAACTGGCCCAGCAGGCCGCGAACTCGACAAACGGGGCCGCCGGCCGGGCGGCCCTGGCCCAGGAGGTGGACTCGATCCGGAGCAACCTGCTGGCCCTGGCGAATACAAAGGATCAGGGCAAGTACCTCTTTGCCGGCACCCAGACGCAGACGCTTCCGTTCGCGATTCCCGTGCCGCCCAACACCCCGCCTTACGGACCCGGCAACGGCGCGATCACCTATTCAGGCGACTCGGGGGACATCAACCTCGATGTGACGAGCAACACTGCCGTCACGACGAATCTGCCCGGGGACAAGGTCTTCTTCGGCAGCGGCGGCGTCGGCAGCAGCACGGATCTCTTCACGGTCGTGACGCAACTCCACGACGCCCTACTGGCCAACAGCACGACGGGCATCCAGACGGCCATGACCGACTTGAAGGGCATCTTCGACAACCTGAATCAGATTCAGGACGACCTGGGTGGGCGGCAGGCCGGCCTGCTGGACTTGAAGGACACCCTCTCGGGCTTCAACCTCACCCTCCAGGGGCTCCAGGACACCCAGGAAGGCACCGACTATGTCCAGTCGGCCACGGAACTCAGCTCCGACCAGACGATCCAGACCGCCACCCTGAGCGCCCTGGCGAAAATCAACAAGACCAACCTCTTCGATTACCTGGGCTGAAGGGCCCGCATCGGCAGCCACCACAGCCGTTCCGGAGCGCCGAAGGTCAGGGCGCCCGCCTCCGGCCGCAAGCCTGCATCGCCCGTCGGCGGCACGAAGCCAGCGGGGGGTGCCAGGTTCTTCCAGGCTTCGGCCCAGGCAAGGGCGGTCATGGTCTCCTCGCCGGGCTTCCACCGGTAGACGCGGTCCAGACCCTGCTTCAGGTGCGCCTCCCATTGGTCGCGGGATGGAGCAGGGGGCTGGGCTGCAGGCATGGAAGGCGATGGTTCCGGGCTGGGCTCCCCTGCCACCGGCTGGGCCGCCTCTCGAACGGAGACGGGGGCCGAAGGCAGGGTGGGCCGCGCCAGCCCGAACCAGAGCGCACCCGACTCATCTACGCCCAGGAGCCGCAGCAGATCCGCGTCCAGGGCTGCAGCCTCGGGAAGAAGGGCCTTCAGGTTTCTGGATTCTTCCGGGACACCCTTGGGGTCGAGGGGCATCAACAGACCGGGCTCCGGCTGCCACCAGGCGGACTTGACCGACCCCGCGAGGGTGCCGAGGTTCCGGCCGAACCCCAGGGGTGAAGGCGTCGGGGCCTTGGTGTGGGTCCAGCTTCCCTGGTGCCAGGCCGACAGGCCTGCTGCGTGAGCCGCGAGGAAGGATCGGGATCCCGTGGGGAGCAAACCGGAGACTTCTCCGACCTCCTGGGGGAGCTCCACCTGAAGGACGGAGGCGCGGGCTGCGCCGGCCAGATCAAGAATGCTGACGCCGCCCTCGCCAAAGAGGAAGACGCTGTGCCGATCCGGAGAGAGGGCGAGATGGGCGCCCTTGGCCCGGTGGGCCCACTTCATCTGATCGGAGTGCAGGTCCCATGCGAGAACCAGAGCCGGCTCCGTCGCATTGGCGCCGCGGTACAGCAACGCCACCGCCTCGCCGGGAACCACGACCGCATCCACCAGATCGGCGAACTGGAAGAAGCTGGCCGACGCGCCCGGCGGGCAGGGCAGGGAGAGGGTGGACCCCAGCTGCCCATTCTGGAAGAGCACGATTCGCTGCTGTCCCGTCTGGGTCAGGACTTGCGCCACCGCGGCGCCTCCAGGGAGAGGACCCGCCCAGCGGACCGTCCTGAGGGGGACCGCCGGCGGTTGCAACGCCACGAGCGTACCTGGACCCGACACCTCCGTTCGGAACAGGGTCTGGACCTCATCCTGAGGCGGCGCGCCGGGGGTGCGACGGGTCAGCCAGAATGACCCGAGGCCGAGAGACAGGGCCAGCGCGGCGAGGCCGAGGAGAGGCCTGGGGCGGATCATCGCGCACCTCCGAGGGCTTGCAGGTGCCGGTCGAGCGCCAGCAGGGCCCGCTCACGGTGGGCCCTGCCCTTGGCGGATTTCACCGCCCGGGTCCCTCCCGTGCGCTTGAGCCCCCGCAAGTCGAGCAGACCTTCGGGAAGGGGCGGCAGCAGCCCGAGCATGGCATTGGTCGGGCCGAAGTCCTTGCTGGAGGCGTGGGCCAGGTAGTGGAGCAGGCTGCCCAGCACTGTCTCCGGTGGAAAGGGAAGAGCGACGAGGCCTTGCACGGCCCGGTCCACGGCGAAGGCCGCCGCCAAGCCGCCAGCGGCGGATTCCAGATAGCCCTCCACGCCCGAGAGTTGGCCGGCGATCCACAGGTTCGCAATGGATTTGACAGCAAGTGTCGCATCGAGCATTCGCGGGGCCTGGATGTAGGTGTTACGGTGGATGCTTCCGAAACGGACGAATTCCGCCACTTCGAGCCCCGGGATCAGGCGGAAGACCTCTTTCTGGGCGCCCCACTTCAGACGGGTCTGAAAGCCGACCAGGTTGAAGTGCTCGCCGGCGAGGGTGTCCTGGCGGAGCTGGATGACCGCATGGGGCCAGCGTCCGGTGCGGGGGTCGTCCAGTCCCACGGGTTTCATGGGGCCGTGACGGAGGGTCTCGCGGCCACGGTCCGCCATCACCTCGATGGGCAGGCAGGCCTCGAAGTAAGGCGTGTCCACTTCGTGGAGAGGAACGCGCTCGGCGGCGAGCAGCGCATCCAGGAACCGTTCGTACTGCACCTTGTCCATGGGGCAGTTGATGAAGTCCGGGCCGCCCTTGTCGTAGCGCGCCGCCATCCAGGCGATGCCCATGTCGATGCTGTCCCGTTCGACGATGGGGGCAATCGCATCGTAGAAATGGAGGCTCCCGTTTCCGGTGAGGTCCGCAAGCCAGGCGGCCAGGGGTTCCGAGGTGAGCGGGCCCGTGGCCAGGATGGTCGGCATCGTGAGATCTGGGCAGGCGACCTGGGCCTCTTCCCAGCGGATGCGGGGATGGGCCTTCAATTCGGCGGTGACCATCCCGGAGAAGGCCTCCCGGTCGACCGCGAGGCTGTTTCCCGCCGGGACGCGGGTGGCTTTAGCGCAGCGCAGGATCAGCGAATCCATGCGCCGCAACTCGGCC harbors:
- a CDS encoding flagellar basal body P-ring protein FlgI, which encodes MRIAALFLAALSLFGADAVKPEKKIESRLRDVARLQGVRGNQLLGYGVVVGLDGTGDKDQTKFTVQSLTNLLSRQGLTINPTTVKVKNIAAVMVTAELPPFARTGSRIDVTVSSTGDAKSLAGGILLMTALQGPDSQTYAVAQGPLLVGGFSAAAGGASVTKNHPTVGRVPEGALIEREVGGNFNARNSLRYSLMEEDFTTAIRVVHSINEELGEKVAQPLDARTVDVQIPKEYQGRAVELVARLENLSVQLQPRARVVVNERTGTVILGSEVRIGAVSIVQGGLSIMVSSTPLVSQPAPFSQGKTVTATKKDVAAVEEKPKTLNVEPGVSVGKLAEMLNSMGVSPRDMVAILQAIKEAGALQAELRVL
- a CDS encoding rod-binding protein, whose amino-acid sequence is MIGLGELPTTDPLAQAQGMKALPDPAEKTDKAARQFEGLLMGLLFQTMRKTVEPSGLLGDSGQSRSTYEYLMDQAVVDQAVSTGHGWGLADRLKESWNQHEKTDKKITTPDELRDSGKLPIGALSR
- the flgM gene encoding flagellar biosynthesis anti-sigma factor FlgM; amino-acid sequence: MRISGKPGSVSSSQSVSGSKGSATPSAAAVAPAPASDAVQVSSSAQLMAVAQEVLAVTPDIRAEKVEALKNQLDADAYHPDGEAVAEGLIREHLAKGHRS
- the flgK gene encoding flagellar hook-associated protein FlgK; the encoded protein is MPGLNASLYLGLTGLQAQQSALNVVGHNIANVNTPGYTRQRADLTSNQSLIEGQVYFGTGVTLNTVQGIRDRFLDLQIYRETARQTGATERYSGVDAISASLGDSGSTGIAAQIQAFFQGFQELSARPEDGALRTNVVGKAQSMITALQSRYRLLADQRSSADLAVGSITNEVNVLTDQIARLNQQITTESGQGLDNDARDQRKALTDKLAGLVGINVFEGSKGEYQISLDSGAAVLVSGSNAYKLRVQAGSAQDGYSSVMSEMGGAPVDVTKGIKDGQLGAKLDLRDNILVGFQLQLDQIAAGVAGQVNALHKTGYAADGATTANAGPPPYDNYFFLGDAANGGLPGGITVASSYKGMVNALSVSSAIVKDPYLIAAAGVAGAKGNNDNAKAMANLQFSGTTVDTDHNGVGDTGYSTAAGRLISDVGTQAQNWKAQSDTQQNLVSALQTQRDRISGVDLDEEAANMMTFQRGYQASARFLSVINQLTDQLVNQFGR
- the flgL gene encoding flagellar hook-associated protein FlgL, which codes for MSFRTPSTTQQRQTLLDLERTKERLALNTTRLASGKRITRPGDDPAAAALVLDFQNSIQANGQFIKQADSALSFLMSSEDVVTGSLNAVTRLRELAQQAANSTNGAAGRAALAQEVDSIRSNLLALANTKDQGKYLFAGTQTQTLPFAIPVPPNTPPYGPGNGAITYSGDSGDINLDVTSNTAVTTNLPGDKVFFGSGGVGSSTDLFTVVTQLHDALLANSTTGIQTAMTDLKGIFDNLNQIQDDLGGRQAGLLDLKDTLSGFNLTLQGLQDTQEGTDYVQSATELSSDQTIQTATLSALAKINKTNLFDYLG
- the trmFO gene encoding methylenetetrahydrofolate--tRNA-(uracil(54)-C(5))-methyltransferase (FADH(2)-oxidizing) TrmFO; this encodes MIHIIGAGLAGSEAAWQLASRGHEVLISEMRPRWTTPAHSTDRAAEMVCSNSFKSDDPYSATGILKAELRRMDSLILRCAKATRVPAGNSLAVDREAFSGMVTAELKAHPRIRWEEAQVACPDLTMPTILATGPLTSEPLAAWLADLTGNGSLHFYDAIAPIVERDSIDMGIAWMAARYDKGGPDFINCPMDKVQYERFLDALLAAERVPLHEVDTPYFEACLPIEVMADRGRETLRHGPMKPVGLDDPRTGRWPHAVIQLRQDTLAGEHFNLVGFQTRLKWGAQKEVFRLIPGLEVAEFVRFGSIHRNTYIQAPRMLDATLAVKSIANLWIAGQLSGVEGYLESAAGGLAAAFAVDRAVQGLVALPFPPETVLGSLLHYLAHASSKDFGPTNAMLGLLPPLPEGLLDLRGLKRTGGTRAVKSAKGRAHRERALLALDRHLQALGGAR